The following proteins are co-located in the Robbsia betulipollinis genome:
- a CDS encoding YadA family autotransporter adhesin translates to MRKAVDAASHGRKSGVPVALMSLLAASAFAANPAHAAEGLSLNDHLVDRVGSAEEAQAILEKINATHASHSDADRLTGALVAAEKNAEDIGLIAALVKEADIEKRFQGVDASAREQGAQLDGLHAKLVNLQEDTDSFMSDSIIQHVQGASSAEGALALGDRANAAGAGSTTLGVDAHAKAANSVALGAGSVADRENTVSVGSQDVQRTVSNVAAGVAAHDAVNVQQLNTHLTQSKQESVAAAKRYTDQQVGEIRGDIGQIRGEMRQMDRAFRKGIASVAALQMTTPYAPGRVAVNAGTAMYRGQAAAAVGVSYWNTAGDFNVNAGVSTAGGNSTVVRAGVGYLF, encoded by the coding sequence ATGAGGAAAGCAGTCGACGCCGCATCGCACGGACGAAAAAGCGGTGTTCCGGTCGCGCTGATGTCGTTGCTGGCGGCATCGGCGTTTGCCGCGAATCCCGCCCATGCGGCGGAGGGTCTGTCGCTGAACGACCATCTGGTCGATCGTGTGGGAAGCGCGGAGGAAGCGCAGGCGATTCTGGAAAAAATCAATGCGACCCATGCGTCCCACAGCGACGCGGACCGGCTGACCGGCGCGCTGGTCGCCGCGGAGAAGAATGCCGAGGATATCGGATTGATCGCCGCGCTCGTCAAGGAAGCCGATATCGAGAAGCGGTTCCAGGGAGTCGACGCGAGTGCGCGCGAACAAGGCGCGCAGCTTGACGGTTTGCATGCGAAGCTCGTCAATCTTCAGGAAGACACGGACTCCTTCATGAGCGATTCCATCATCCAGCACGTGCAGGGCGCCTCCAGTGCCGAAGGCGCACTCGCACTGGGCGACCGGGCGAATGCCGCCGGCGCGGGCAGCACCACGCTGGGTGTCGATGCGCACGCGAAGGCGGCGAACTCGGTGGCGCTTGGCGCGGGTTCCGTGGCGGATCGCGAGAACACCGTCTCCGTCGGCAGTCAGGACGTGCAGCGCACGGTCTCGAACGTGGCGGCCGGCGTGGCAGCCCACGATGCGGTCAACGTGCAGCAATTGAACACCCATCTCACGCAGTCGAAGCAGGAGTCCGTCGCGGCGGCCAAGCGGTATACCGATCAGCAAGTCGGCGAGATCCGCGGCGATATCGGTCAGATCCGCGGCGAGATGCGCCAGATGGACCGCGCGTTCCGCAAGGGCATCGCTTCGGTGGCCGCGTTGCAGATGACCACGCCGTATGCGCCGGGCCGTGTCGCGGTGAATGCCGGCACCGCGATGTATCGCGGTCAGGCCGCGGCCGCCGTCGGCGTGTCGTATTGGAACACGGCCGGCGACTTCAACGTCAACGCGGGTGTGTCCACGGCCGGTGGCAACAGCACCGTCGTGCGCGCGGGCGTCGGCTACCTGTTCTGA
- a CDS encoding TonB-dependent siderophore receptor, with protein MTFSSFIAGPPAHAAAATDTSADERAGDTASTRQSRASSSTPSTVGALSAVTVTGQSDGGPYGTVKGVVARDSLGATKTKTSLLETPQSVSVVTREQMDQQNAQTLNAAVRYEAGVTPETRGGIATRYDLLTVRGFSADTYWNGLKLLTNNYYGTPQIDPYLMERIEVLRGPVSVLYGQASAGGILNQESRLPTVEPQHEIGIEFGNYGHKQAKFDFSGPIGDDPRYLYRVTGIARTEDGQVATTRNERLAIAPSFTWRPDRDTTLTLLALYQRDPRSTSYGAVPPYGTVLNNPFGKLPGNFYDGDVNFEKFQRTQTSLGWQFEKRLTPTWTVRSNARWLHLGQEYESVYDSGLEADMRTLDRGTAESNDTMNTYSIDNSIEGNFATGPLDHTLLAGFDYQHVGSGYNVGFGTAPSLDLFAPDNAQAITPPDLAMTRIRASQYGVYLQDQMHFGKVLLTLGGREDWATTHTTAEAFGTTSNQSDRAFTGRAGLTYVFDSGIAPYVSVTQSFVPQAGTDASGKPFDPERAHQYEVGVKYQPKNTSALFTAALFDLTRNNLLTTDANNPNYQAQSGQARSRGVELSAKVSPTRALDVTAAYAYTNTRYTRDNTGLQGKFLPAVPENQASVWANYRFDGMPLAGLSIGAGGRYTGTTYSTDNSFKVRSFFLADATMRYDLGRAWPKLKGSDIYVNAQNLFNRRYVASCYYGEWCAFGYGRQVFAGVDYRW; from the coding sequence ATGACGTTTTCCAGCTTCATCGCGGGTCCGCCCGCCCACGCGGCGGCGGCTACGGATACGTCGGCCGACGAGCGTGCCGGCGACACCGCGTCGACCCGGCAAAGCCGCGCCTCCAGCAGCACGCCGAGCACGGTGGGCGCCCTGTCCGCGGTCACGGTGACCGGGCAAAGCGATGGCGGGCCTTATGGAACGGTGAAGGGCGTGGTCGCGCGCGACAGTCTCGGCGCGACGAAAACAAAGACGTCGCTGCTCGAAACACCGCAATCCGTTTCCGTGGTCACGCGCGAGCAAATGGATCAGCAAAACGCGCAGACGCTCAACGCGGCCGTGCGCTACGAAGCCGGCGTGACGCCCGAAACGCGGGGCGGCATCGCCACCCGCTACGATCTATTGACCGTACGCGGCTTTTCGGCGGATACGTATTGGAACGGCCTGAAACTGTTGACCAACAATTATTACGGCACGCCGCAGATCGACCCGTATCTGATGGAGCGCATCGAGGTATTGCGCGGACCCGTCTCCGTCCTGTACGGGCAGGCTTCGGCGGGCGGCATCCTCAACCAGGAAAGCCGGCTGCCCACCGTCGAACCCCAGCACGAGATCGGCATCGAATTCGGCAATTACGGGCACAAACAAGCCAAATTCGATTTCTCGGGACCGATCGGCGACGATCCCCGTTATCTGTATCGCGTTACCGGCATCGCCCGCACCGAGGACGGACAGGTCGCCACCACCCGCAACGAACGCCTGGCGATCGCGCCGTCCTTCACGTGGCGGCCCGACCGCGATACGACGCTCACGCTGCTCGCGCTCTACCAGCGCGATCCGCGCAGCACCTCGTATGGCGCCGTGCCGCCGTACGGCACCGTTCTCAATAATCCGTTCGGCAAGCTGCCCGGCAACTTCTACGACGGCGACGTCAATTTCGAGAAGTTCCAACGCACGCAGACATCGCTGGGCTGGCAATTCGAGAAACGCCTGACGCCCACCTGGACCGTGCGCTCCAACGCGCGCTGGCTGCATCTGGGACAGGAGTACGAAAGCGTCTACGATTCCGGGCTGGAGGCCGACATGCGCACGCTCGACCGCGGCACCGCCGAATCGAACGATACGATGAACACCTACAGCATCGACAATTCGATCGAAGGCAACTTCGCCACCGGTCCGCTCGATCACACCCTGCTCGCCGGCTTCGATTATCAACATGTCGGCAGCGGGTACAACGTAGGCTTTGGCACCGCGCCATCGCTGGATCTCTTCGCACCGGACAACGCGCAGGCGATCACGCCGCCCGACCTCGCGATGACGCGGATTCGGGCGTCGCAATATGGCGTCTATCTACAGGACCAGATGCATTTCGGCAAGGTCCTCCTGACGCTCGGCGGCCGCGAGGATTGGGCGACGACCCATACCACCGCCGAGGCGTTCGGGACGACGTCGAACCAGTCGGATCGCGCCTTCACCGGGCGGGCCGGGCTGACCTATGTATTCGATTCGGGCATCGCGCCGTATGTCAGCGTCACGCAGTCCTTCGTCCCGCAGGCGGGCACCGATGCGAGCGGCAAGCCGTTCGATCCGGAACGCGCGCATCAGTACGAAGTGGGCGTCAAGTACCAACCGAAGAACACGAGCGCCCTGTTCACCGCCGCGCTCTTCGATCTCACGCGCAACAACTTGCTGACCACCGACGCCAACAACCCGAATTACCAGGCGCAATCGGGTCAGGCCCGTTCGCGCGGCGTCGAGTTGTCCGCCAAGGTAAGCCCGACGCGTGCGCTCGACGTCACCGCCGCGTACGCGTACACGAATACCAGATACACGCGCGACAACACGGGGCTGCAAGGCAAATTCCTGCCCGCCGTACCCGAGAACCAGGCATCCGTCTGGGCGAATTATCGTTTCGACGGCATGCCGTTGGCGGGCTTGTCGATCGGCGCGGGCGGGCGCTACACCGGGACCACGTACAGCACCGACAACAGCTTCAAGGTGCGGAGCTTCTTCCTGGCGGACGCGACGATGCGCTACGACCTGGGCCGCGCCTGGCCGAAACTCAAGGGGTCGGACATCTACGTGAATGCGCAGAACCTGTTCAACAGGCGCTACGTGGCGTCGTGTTATTACGGTGAATGGTGTGCGTTCGGTTATGGACGGCAAGTGTTCGCCGGCGTGGATTACCGGTGGTGA
- the urtC gene encoding urea ABC transporter permease subunit UrtC yields MSLSSIPPLPGPGVPHAARAPGAAAGRFRLGLPPRPALLSPRAWVGLLALIVIIGVLVPLSALALPADSTWHLSIYAITLAGKLMCYAIAALALDLVWGYCGILSLGHGLFFALGGYAIGMYLMRQIGHEGKYGSDLPDFMVFLDWHTLPWYWTGTQHLLFALVVMIVAPAVIAWVFGFFTFRSRVKGVYLSIITQALTYAAMLLFFRNETGFGGNNGFTDFKRIAGFPIASDQTRVTLFVLTFAVLVLAFLLLRVIVTSRLGRVVTAIRDGESRLMFLGYSPLGYKLFVWTVSAVLCGIAGALYVPQVGIINPSEMSPGNSIEMAIWVAVGGRGTLIGPIVGALAVNGAKSVFTNYFPEYWLFFLGAIFVVVPLLLPQGIVGLLARRRRRTS; encoded by the coding sequence ATGTCACTTTCCTCGATTCCTCCCCTTCCCGGTCCGGGCGTCCCGCACGCCGCCCGCGCGCCGGGCGCGGCCGCCGGGCGCTTCCGGCTCGGCCTGCCGCCCCGGCCGGCGCTTCTGTCGCCGCGCGCCTGGGTCGGTCTGCTCGCGCTGATCGTCATCATCGGCGTACTGGTGCCGCTGAGCGCGCTGGCGCTTCCCGCCGACAGCACCTGGCATCTGTCGATCTATGCGATCACGCTGGCCGGCAAGCTGATGTGCTATGCGATCGCCGCGCTTGCGCTGGATCTGGTCTGGGGCTACTGCGGCATCCTCAGCCTCGGCCACGGGCTGTTCTTCGCCCTGGGCGGCTACGCGATCGGCATGTACCTGATGCGCCAGATCGGGCACGAGGGCAAGTACGGCAGCGACCTGCCCGATTTCATGGTGTTTCTCGACTGGCACACGCTGCCCTGGTACTGGACCGGCACCCAGCATCTGTTGTTCGCGCTCGTGGTGATGATCGTGGCACCAGCGGTGATCGCCTGGGTGTTCGGCTTCTTCACGTTCCGCTCGCGGGTCAAGGGCGTGTACCTGTCGATCATCACGCAGGCGCTGACGTACGCGGCGATGCTGCTGTTCTTCCGCAACGAGACCGGCTTCGGCGGCAACAATGGTTTCACCGACTTCAAGCGCATCGCGGGGTTTCCGATCGCCAGCGACCAGACGCGCGTCACCCTCTTCGTGCTGACCTTCGCGGTGCTGGTGCTCGCCTTCCTGCTGTTGCGCGTGATCGTCACCTCGCGCCTGGGACGCGTGGTCACCGCGATTCGCGACGGCGAGTCGCGCCTCATGTTCCTGGGCTACAGCCCGCTCGGCTATAAGCTCTTCGTCTGGACGGTGTCGGCGGTGCTGTGCGGCATCGCCGGCGCGCTGTACGTGCCGCAGGTCGGCATCATCAACCCCAGCGAGATGTCGCCCGGCAACTCGATCGAGATGGCGATCTGGGTGGCCGTGGGCGGCCGCGGTACGCTGATCGGCCCGATCGTCGGCGCGCTCGCGGTGAACGGCGCGAAGAGCGTCTTCACGAACTATTTCCCCGAGTACTGGCTGTTCTTTCTCGGCGCGATCTTCGTCGTCGTGCCCCTGTTGCTGCCGCAAGGCATCGTCGGCCTGCTCGCGCGGCGTCGCCGGAGGACCTCATGA
- the urtE gene encoding urea ABC transporter ATP-binding subunit UrtE: protein MLEVESLNQYYGGSHILRDVAMTVPEGRLTVLLGRNGVGKSTLLRCLMGVTPVRTGTIRWRGASLERLSTPARVARGLGYVPQGRDIFPRLTVEENLLIGAASRKIPAAVPERIYALFPVLADMKHRRGGDLSGGQQQQLAIGRALMGEPRLLILDEPTEGIQPSIITEIGRTLRRLVDEFGMTILLVEQYYEFAQALADHYWVMQRGEIVARGAGGDMAANGVRDMIAV, encoded by the coding sequence ATGCTCGAAGTCGAATCGCTGAACCAATATTACGGCGGCAGCCACATCCTGCGCGACGTCGCGATGACGGTGCCGGAAGGCCGGCTCACCGTCCTGCTCGGGCGCAACGGCGTGGGCAAGTCGACCCTGCTGCGCTGCCTGATGGGCGTGACGCCGGTACGCACCGGTACGATCCGCTGGCGCGGCGCATCGCTCGAGCGCCTGTCCACTCCGGCGCGGGTCGCGCGCGGCCTGGGCTACGTGCCGCAGGGGCGCGATATTTTCCCGCGGCTCACGGTGGAGGAAAACCTGCTGATCGGCGCGGCATCGCGCAAGATCCCCGCCGCGGTACCGGAGCGCATCTATGCGCTGTTCCCCGTGCTCGCCGACATGAAGCACCGGCGCGGCGGCGATCTCTCCGGCGGCCAGCAACAGCAGCTGGCGATCGGCCGCGCGCTGATGGGCGAGCCGCGACTGCTCATCCTCGACGAACCGACCGAAGGCATCCAGCCGTCGATCATCACCGAGATCGGCCGTACCCTGCGGCGTCTGGTCGACGAATTCGGCATGACGATACTGCTGGTCGAGCAGTACTACGAGTTCGCCCAGGCATTGGCGGATCACTACTGGGTGATGCAGCGCGGCGAGATCGTCGCACGGGGCGCGGGCGGGGACATGGCCGCGAATGGGGTGCGGGACATGATCGCGGTGTAG
- the urtB gene encoding urea ABC transporter permease subunit UrtB has protein sequence MKSPLFLPILLLSAVLLCGGTRAAQALTRADLAPLASDDFDAKAQAIQTIAAQAATGDTAAARLLQALADDTVSVASTGTSAGVVLIAHGDTYHDALNDRPVAADVAAQAQPLTLSNVLRRQVAAAASANGIDSPDKTVRGAAIDALLRSPDPAAAPRIDTALAREKDPALRARLETLWALTALHDADPARRLKAVGLITATGRISSLELLRPLTLRDASGVYADTDPRVRAAAAQGIQALAAIQRRNEIVGTLFAGLSLGSVLLLAALGLAITYGLIGVINMAHGEFLMIGAYATWIVQNLFRQHLPGAFDWYPLAAIPAAFLAAALVGIVIERLIIRHLYGRPLETLLTTFGVSLLLIQATRMLFGAQNVQVENPSWMSGGIAVLPGLTLPYNRLSILAFSVAVIVLAWGVLNRTRLGLFIRAVTQNRRMAACVGVRTGRVDSYAFAFGAGIAGLGGCALAQIGNVGPDLGQSYIIDSFMSVVLGGVGQLAGTVIGAFGLGVISKAIEPFWGAVLAKIVVLLLVVLFIQKRPQGLFALKGRSAEH, from the coding sequence ATGAAGTCGCCGCTTTTTCTACCCATCCTGCTGCTGAGCGCCGTTCTGCTGTGCGGCGGCACGCGCGCCGCGCAGGCGTTGACCCGCGCCGACCTCGCCCCGCTCGCCAGCGACGATTTCGACGCGAAAGCGCAGGCGATCCAGACGATCGCCGCCCAGGCCGCCACCGGCGACACGGCCGCCGCGCGGCTGCTGCAGGCGCTCGCCGACGACACCGTTTCGGTCGCCAGTACCGGCACCAGCGCCGGCGTCGTCCTCATCGCCCATGGCGACACCTACCACGACGCGCTGAACGATCGGCCCGTGGCCGCCGATGTCGCCGCGCAGGCCCAGCCGCTGACCCTGTCGAACGTGCTGCGGCGGCAGGTGGCCGCGGCCGCCTCCGCGAACGGCATCGACTCTCCCGACAAGACCGTGCGCGGCGCCGCCATCGACGCGCTGCTGCGCAGCCCCGATCCCGCCGCCGCCCCCCGGATCGACACGGCGCTGGCCCGCGAAAAGGATCCCGCACTGCGCGCGCGCCTGGAAACCTTGTGGGCGCTGACCGCGTTGCACGACGCCGATCCGGCGCGCCGCCTCAAGGCGGTCGGGCTGATCACCGCCACCGGGCGCATCAGCAGTCTCGAACTGCTGCGGCCCCTGACGCTGCGCGATGCCAGCGGCGTCTACGCCGACACCGACCCCCGCGTGCGCGCCGCCGCCGCGCAAGGCATCCAGGCGCTCGCCGCGATACAACGCCGCAACGAAATCGTCGGCACGCTGTTCGCCGGGCTGAGCCTGGGCAGCGTGCTGCTGCTCGCCGCGCTCGGGCTGGCCATCACCTATGGGCTGATCGGCGTGATCAACATGGCGCACGGCGAATTCCTGATGATCGGCGCCTACGCGACCTGGATCGTGCAGAACCTGTTTCGCCAACATCTGCCGGGCGCCTTCGACTGGTATCCGCTCGCGGCCATCCCCGCCGCCTTCCTGGCCGCCGCGCTGGTGGGCATCGTCATCGAACGCCTGATCATCCGCCATCTGTACGGCCGCCCGCTGGAAACGCTGCTGACCACCTTCGGCGTGAGCCTGCTGTTGATCCAGGCGACGCGCATGCTGTTCGGCGCGCAGAACGTGCAGGTCGAGAACCCGTCGTGGATGAGCGGCGGCATCGCCGTCCTGCCCGGCTTGACGCTGCCGTACAACCGGCTGTCCATCCTGGCCTTTTCCGTCGCCGTGATCGTGCTCGCCTGGGGCGTGCTGAACCGCACCCGCCTGGGCCTGTTCATCCGCGCGGTCACGCAGAACCGCCGGATGGCGGCCTGCGTGGGGGTACGCACCGGGCGCGTGGACAGCTATGCGTTCGCCTTCGGCGCCGGCATCGCCGGGCTGGGCGGCTGCGCGCTCGCGCAGATCGGCAACGTCGGCCCGGACCTCGGGCAGAGCTACATCATCGACTCCTTCATGTCCGTGGTGCTGGGCGGCGTTGGGCAGCTCGCCGGCACCGTGATCGGCGCGTTCGGCCTGGGCGTGATCAGCAAGGCGATCGAACCCTTCTGGGGCGCCGTGCTCGCGAAGATCGTCGTGCTGCTGCTCGTCGTCCTCTTCATCCAGAAACGTCCCCAGGGGCTGTTCGCCCTGAAGGGCCGCAGCGCGGAGCACTGA
- the urtD gene encoding urea ABC transporter ATP-binding protein UrtD, whose translation MNPLKSPRAAAAGAASPAPGVASGAGQHLTSGLGHVVRPDAIDVSHGPILYLEDVTVSFDGFRALNALSLSIDAGELRCMIGPNGAGKTTMMDVITGKTRAQSGKVFLGQTLDLRRLDEAAIARAGVGRKFQKPTVFEQHPVWENLELAMKSDKRWFAALRARLDAPAQARIEEVLETIRLEDAAYRLAGELSHGQKQRLEIGMLLMQQPQLLLLDEPAAGITDDETMELARLLNSLRGQCSMMVVEHDMDFVAALAGETGRVTVMAEGAVLAEGTLDQVKRDERVIESYLGR comes from the coding sequence ATGAATCCGCTGAAATCCCCCCGGGCCGCGGCCGCCGGGGCCGCCTCCCCCGCGCCTGGCGTCGCCAGCGGCGCCGGCCAGCATTTGACGTCGGGACTCGGGCATGTGGTGCGTCCCGACGCCATCGACGTTTCGCACGGTCCGATCCTCTATCTCGAAGACGTCACCGTCAGCTTCGACGGCTTTCGCGCGCTCAACGCCTTGTCGCTGTCGATCGACGCGGGCGAACTGCGTTGCATGATCGGCCCCAACGGCGCGGGCAAGACGACGATGATGGACGTCATCACCGGCAAGACCCGCGCGCAGTCCGGCAAGGTATTCCTCGGCCAGACGCTCGACCTGCGCCGGCTCGACGAAGCGGCGATCGCGCGCGCCGGCGTCGGCCGCAAATTCCAGAAACCCACCGTCTTCGAGCAGCATCCGGTCTGGGAGAATCTGGAACTGGCGATGAAATCGGACAAACGCTGGTTCGCCGCGCTGCGGGCCCGGCTCGACGCCCCGGCGCAGGCGCGCATCGAGGAGGTGCTGGAAACCATCCGTCTGGAGGACGCCGCCTACCGTCTCGCGGGCGAGCTCTCGCACGGTCAGAAACAACGGCTGGAGATCGGCATGCTGCTCATGCAGCAGCCGCAACTGCTGCTGCTCGACGAACCCGCCGCCGGCATCACCGACGACGAAACGATGGAACTCGCGCGCCTGCTCAACAGCCTGCGCGGCCAGTGCTCGATGATGGTGGTCGAGCACGACATGGATTTCGTCGCCGCGCTGGCGGGCGAGACCGGCCGGGTCACCGTCATGGCCGAAGGCGCCGTGCTCGCCGAAGGCACGCTGGACCAGGTGAAGCGCGACGAACGCGTGATCGAATCGTATCTCGGGCGTTGA